A DNA window from Arachis hypogaea cultivar Tifrunner chromosome 18, arahy.Tifrunner.gnm2.J5K5, whole genome shotgun sequence contains the following coding sequences:
- the LOC140181338 gene encoding uncharacterized protein gives MIKVLQEATEATYGFRPSYRKVWMIKQKAVVQIYGDWEDSYAELSRWILGVQATMDGTVAMLKTSPICVGEHVDECTEYFHRLFWTFSPCIEAFRHCKPLVSIDETHLYGKYGGTLLLAIAQDGNSNILPVAFALVEGENAESWSFFLSNLRQHVTPQEGILVISDSHNGIKVALEAPDSGWLPPHAYRAFCIRHVAANFALSFKGQDARRLLVNAAYAKTEEEFDYWFDIMRTENPGTENLPVNALVKSTYGRLEELFVIQGQSAEAQLGSGHQFFQALVKAIEHNLKDSRYFTVTLFDRH, from the exons ATGATAAAGGTGTTGCAAGAAGCTACTGAGGCAACCTATGGATTCAGGCCTAGTTATAGGAAGGTGTGGATGATAAAACAGAAGGCAGTTGTACAGATATATGGGGATTGGGAAGATTCATATGCCGAGTTGTCCCGTTGGATCCTTGGGGTGCAAGCCACGATGGATGGGACCGTGGCTATGTTGAAGACTTCTCCGATATGCGTTGGTGAGCATGTTGATGAGTGTACGGAGTACTTTCATCGTCTTTTCTGGACATTCTCTCCATGCATTGAGGCATTCAGACATTGCAAGCCACTAGTGAGTATCGACGAAACTCATTTGTATGGGAAGTATGGCGGGACTTTGCTTCTGGCTATCGCACAAGATGGAAACTCGAATATCTTGCCCGTTGCCTTTGCACTTGTGGAAGGGGAGAATGCAGAGTCCTGGTCCTTTTTCTTATCCAATTTGCGTCAACATGTGACTCCTCAAGAAGGCATTCTGGTAATCTCTGACAGTCACAATGGCATTAAGGTTGCATTGGAAGCACCTGATAGTGGTTGGCTACCACCTCATGCATATCGAGCGTTTTGCATTCGACACGTTGCAGCTAATTTTGCCCTCAGTTTCAAGGGGCAGGATGCGAGGAGGCTGCTTGTGAATGCCGCATATGCCAAGACTGAGGAAGAGTTTGACTATTGGTTTGATATTATGAGGACTGAGAATCCG GGGACAGAGAATCTGCCGGTCAATGCACTAGTGAAGTCGACATATGGGAGGCTAGAAGAGCTTTTTGTCATCCAAGGACAGTCAGCAGAGGCTCAGTTGGGATCTGGCCACCAATTTTTCCAGGCGCTAGTTAAGGCGATAGAGCACAACTTGAAGGATTCGAGGTACTTCACTGTTACTCTGTTTGACAGGCATTAG